Genomic segment of Streptococcus australis:
AGAGCATGCAGGCTATCAACGCTGTGACCAATACACCAATTATCCGTCCAGTTGTTACTATGGACAAGTTGGAAATCATTGACATCGCTCAGGAAATTGATACCTTTGAAATTTCTATTCAGCCTTTTGAGGACTGCTGTACTATTTTTGCGCCTGATCGTCCTAAGACCAATCCTAAAATTAAGAATGCTGAACAGTATGAAAAACGGATGGATGTTGAAGGTTTGGTTGAGCGTGCAGTGGCTGGTATCATGATTACTGAGATTACACCTCAAGCCGAAAAAGATGAAGTGGATGACTTGATTGACAATCTCCTTTAATCAGAAAAACCAGAAGAATTTAGAATAGTAAATGAAAAAAGTTAGTTATTTATCCTTAAAATGGACAATTACTGACTTTTTTTCTATTTTTATGGTATAATGAGATAAAATTTTGAATATAGAGAGTTTTCTGACAATGAATCATTCCTACTTTTACTTAAAAATGAAAGAACACAAACTCAAGGTTCCTTATACAGGAAAGGAGCGTCGTGTGCGTGTTCTTCTGCCTAAGGACTACGAGAAAGACACAGACCGTTTTTATCCTGTTGTTTATTTTCATGATGGGCAAAATGTCTTTTACAGCAAGGAATCCTATATCGGACACTCATGGAAGATTATTCCAGCCATTAAGCGGAACCCTGACATCAGCCGCATGATTGTTGTAGCCATCGACAATGATGGTTTGGGGCGGATGCATGAGTACGCGGCTTGGAAGTTCCAAGAGTCTCCCATTCCAGGCCAGCAGTTTGGTGGTAAGGGCGTGGAGTATGCTGAGTTTGTCATGGAAGTGGTCAAGCCTTTTATCGATGAGACCTACCGTACCAAAGCTGATCGGCAACATACGGCTATGATTGGTTCTTCATTAGGGGGCAATATTACCCAGTTTATCGGACTAGAATACCAAGACCGAATTGGTTGTCTAGGTGTCTTTTCATCTGCCAACTGGCTTCACCAAGAAGCCTTTAACCGTTACATCGAGCGTAAGAAACTATCGCCTGAACAACGCATTTTTATCTATGTTGGAACGGAAGAAGCGGATGATACGGACAAGACCTTGATGGCTGGCAATATCAAGCAAGCCTATATTGACTCGTCGCTTCGTTA
This window contains:
- a CDS encoding alpha/beta hydrolase, whose translation is MNHSYFYLKMKEHKLKVPYTGKERRVRVLLPKDYEKDTDRFYPVVYFHDGQNVFYSKESYIGHSWKIIPAIKRNPDISRMIVVAIDNDGLGRMHEYAAWKFQESPIPGQQFGGKGVEYAEFVMEVVKPFIDETYRTKADRQHTAMIGSSLGGNITQFIGLEYQDRIGCLGVFSSANWLHQEAFNRYIERKKLSPEQRIFIYVGTEEADDTDKTLMAGNIKQAYIDSSLRYYHDLIAGGVHLDNLVLKVQSGAIHSEIPWSENLPDCLRFFAEKW